The Rosa rugosa chromosome 3, drRosRugo1.1, whole genome shotgun sequence sequence ACTCGTTGTACATCAAAACTTGAAGCTATATTTGCCTCTTTGGTGATCAAACTTGGAAGAGTAGTCCCCAGCTCCCGACACTTCTATCATCCCCATGTGAACGTTAACATCTAGATCACATATATTGGTTTCCAATAATTTATAGAATATTCCATTACAGAACAAAATACAAGAAAATGAGAACACCAGAAGCCAAAAGTGCTTAGCTTCATCTTTGTCTCAACCCAGCTACGAGCTGTAAGCCATTAGTGATAATATCGCTTTGCAATTTGCTGTCAATAAAAACTTAGTACGTCATTTTCCTAGCTGCCACAACCACCAAAGTTGGTGTTGCTGTTGCCTGTGATTGATGGGGATGAGGTATCGAACACAGGCCTCCAACAGTCACTCAACAGACACCAGAAATAAGGAGTAGCAAACTCGTAGAGAATGGCAAATCCATGCCGAAAATAAACTGATATTATTCATAAACTATAAGCCATCTAACGACGATTACATTACCCATATTTATAGGGTTTACAATACTTGGAGAATAAGTAGACTTAAGCTAAAATGGAAAGCTAATTAAATGTAAATCCTAAATTAAATGTAAAATGATACCCTAAAAATatctaaataataaaatataaaataacagaATAATGCATTTGATGTTGGCCCATATGCTCCTGCATCAGACTCCCCTGGTTGGAAAGAATTCGCCCTCGAATTCGAGCCATTGATTGAAGAAATCCTGACAAAGTCTTCCATTGCTTCAGATCTTTTGTTGAACCTTTAACTTGCAATTGAATCCTTCCTTTCCAAACAAATAGATATTTGGAATAAATGATTATCCTTGACCCCATAAATTTTCTCTCCGACATTAACTTCGCAATCCCAAAATTTTTCTCACCATCTTTTATCTGAGTGACAAGATTAACTAATTCTTTGGGAATATGCATAATGAATGCATTAACtccaacaaaatcaacaaatttATGCTCAATATCTTTCAACAATATTGACTTGATTGCGGCTTTAATGTCGTCTTCATCATCACAATTTCTAGGAAcaaattcatttttcctttGGTCCTCCACACCACCATCACAAACTTCATAATCTTCATAGCAATCATACTTTGGTGGTATATCAAAACTcatgaaattatttttttctttttctaaaaaTACTTCCTCACCAAATGGAAAATTAAAGATAGTGGACTTACAACCGAAATAGTTGAAAGTACTATGTCCCTCTTCATTTGACTCACACAACGGAGCACAATTATGAATTGGGCCAACGCATATCTCCCCGTCGGAACCGTCACCATCTTGGTAGAAAGTTTCGATGCGATCAACACGTTGATGATAGGTGGTAACGTCTCTCTCCCTGTCGGAACTCTTACGACTCCGTCGTCGAGCTTCAATGCGATCAATACGTACCGCAAGTTGCTGAAGCATCCTTTTGATTTCAGCCATGTCGTTGTTGATGTCACGATCCTCCATTCGAAAGCCTCCCCTTCTTCGCCCGACCTGAGACATGGAATCCACCAAGCTCTTGccaaagctctgataccaattgatgGGGATGAGGTATCGAACACAGGCCTCCAACAGTCACTCAACAGACACCAGAAATAAGGAGTAGCAAACTCGTAGAGAATGGCAAATCCATGCCGAAAATAAACTGATATTATTCATAAACTATAAGCCATCTAACAACGATTACATTACCCATATTTATAGGGTTTACAATACTTGGAGAATAAGTAGACTTAAGCTAAAATGGAAAGCTAATTAAATGTAAATCCTAAATTAAATGTAAAATGATACCCTAAAAATatctaaataataaaatataaaataacagaATAATGCATTTGATGTTGGCCCATATGCTCCTGCATCGGTGATTGTTCTGATTGGTTCCTCATCCAATATTGGCCTTCCCAGGCCAGTATCCTTTCGGGTGTTACACTTCATGATCGAAGAGCCTCACATGGTGTGTTACCAGATACATCACTGGAGATGTTGACACGatatattttgttaacttaTATTGTACATTTGAACAAAAGTCCACTCCATCCTGGAAGGTAAAATGATACTCTGTGCGTCAACATAACATGTTAGataattttgtatatatatatatattgttgtgTTGAAAAGTATAGTGAGAGCAATTTCTACCACATATTCGATTAAGCATCCACTTCATCGTAAGTGTAGATTGATTGATAATTTATTAACATAACATGTAAGACCTTTGGTAAATCAGCATGCAGTGTGAAGGAATTTCAGTCGAAAAAAGGTAGCAGGAAACTGATATTATCTCGTGATGAGAGTCATGAGACTTGGACATTAATACTAGAGGGTTTAGGAGAAACACAAATTTCAGAATCAACTTTACTGCTTGACACTACATTACAAAGAACTTCCTGCTGTTATATTATCATATATCTCTCAATTTCACTCTCTTCCACTCAATCAGATTCTCAAACAGCAACCTCACAATGCCCTTTAAAACTAAGGTACCCCCTCCTTCCAGTGAACCACCCTCAACCACTTAATATCCACTTCACTCTCAGCAATGGCCTCTTCCAACAAGCTCTCTGCAGCTCTTCTCATCTTCTTAGTCCTTCTCTACTCTTCCACATTCTCCAGTGCTTGCGGTACATGCAAGCCTCACCCCAAGCCTACACCACCAACTCCAGCTGTCGCAAAGTGCCCAAAAGACACGTTGAAGCTAGGAGTTTGTGCAGACCTTCTAGGGCTTCTGAATCTCCAAATTGGAGACCCTCCAACCAGTCCTTGCTGTGCATTGCTTGAAGGCCTGGCTGATGTGGAGGCTGCGCTTTGTCTCTGCACTGCTCTCAAGGCCAATGTGCTTGGTATTAATTTGAATGTGCCAATTGATTTGAGCTTGCTTCTTAGTGCTTGCCAGAAAACTATACCTTCTGGTTTTCAATGCGAATAATAAGTACTTCGACTACAAAGCTAGCTTCTCCATTGGGGTAGCGGTACTAATTGATTGGTATTTTGTTGTGCAATTTGAGATAATTATTGGTGTGCTTATTTGGTTTAGTGATGTTAATTGCGGTTTGTTTCTCGATCTTTATCTTGCTTTGGTTTTTTTTCATTTGTGAATAATAGTCATGTAGGGCAGTGATGCCCAATTCGTTAGAATAACAAGGCAAGCCTGTTTGCCTTATAAATTTCTTGTGTAATGCTTGTTCTTTCTTGTTCTTCTACTTTAGTGGTCTGAATAATGCTTTGTCTGTACTAAATATCTGTAACTCACATAtggttctttttatttttctttaatttgaagaacaacaacaagaacaaaatgaaaaaaTCTGATGGAGATGAGCACTGAGAAATTGATTAGAGGGAAATCTGATTCTGATATCCTACTCAGATCCCAAGAAATAAATGGACATTAAAACTTGGTACGAAAACAGTAGCAACCAATAAAAGATACCCAATTTTGGCTATAAATGGCACCAACTTTAATGCCTGCCAAGCTCAAGAAAGAGCCATCATCCACTTATTTCTGAGAATACAGAAAAAGCATACCCAGAAGCTTTTCTTTTGAACTCTCTTTTCTGGTAAGATTTTTCttttggacttttcaaaaaaaaatttatttttatttttattattttttttctgattgCAACCCTTCTAAAAAAGAGGAAGAATATTCAACGATGTTAATTATGTTCTTCATCTCATAAAGTAACACTAATTGATCTTGAAGCTCAAGAAAAGTAGCATCACTAACATCACAATTGGTAGAACATATATTATTCCGTATTATACATGAAAACACCCTTATCTTGaaatttcttcaattttctaaaatttagaTTATATACATAACGTATTATAGGATACACACGAAATGCACTCTCAAAATCATTTTGTTAACAACGTGACACCCATGTGTAATGTATTCTCGAAAATGTTTTTCCATGCCCTTATGGGCTAATCAGTGGGGAAGAACAACGTCATTTCAGACTTGATTATGTAAGCAAATCCACCTTGATGCAGGAAGATTTGATAAAATGAGGGAAAGAATGGGGATTTCATTTCGTGTACTGTTAAAGTTTGAGATATGGCTTCTCTTTCATGCATCTTTTCCAGTACTGTACAATGATGGCACATAGAAAtacagagaaaaaataaataaaaatctattaGCTAAGCAGGAAAGCATTCCCAAAAGTTTTTTCTTGTAAAATTAATGAAAATATCTAAATAGATTACATAATCAACCCccttttaattaattaagcatATGTATGGGAAAGATGGTATTGCGCAAGGTGGGTCCAAATTGTTCTTGCATATATGTGCTGATGTGCCAAAATGTAACTGGTGGATCATCAGAACTCTATGGCctcttgttctataaa is a genomic window containing:
- the LOC133740803 gene encoding 14 kDa proline-rich protein DC2.15-like, with protein sequence MASSNKLSAALLIFLVLLYSSTFSSACGTCKPHPKPTPPTPAVAKCPKDTLKLGVCADLLGLLNLQIGDPPTSPCCALLEGLADVEAALCLCTALKANVLGINLNVPIDLSLLLSACQKTIPSGFQCE